A DNA window from Gorilla gorilla gorilla isolate KB3781 chromosome 6, NHGRI_mGorGor1-v2.1_pri, whole genome shotgun sequence contains the following coding sequences:
- the ELN gene encoding elastin isoform X11 has protein sequence MAGLTAAPRPGVLLLLLSILHPSRPGGVPGAIPGGVPGGVFYPGAGLGALGGGALGPGVKPLKPVPGGLAGAGLGAGLGAFPAVTFPGALVPGGVADAAAAYKAAKAGAGLGGVPGVGGLGVSAGAVVPQPGAGVKPGKVPGVGLPGVYPGGVLPGARFPGVGVLPGVPTGAGVKPKAPGVGGAFAGIPGVGPFGGPQPGVPLGYPIKAPKLPGGYGLPYTTGKLPYGYGPGGVAGAAGKAGYPTGTGVGPQAAAAAAAKAAAKFGAGAAGVLPGVGGAGVPGVPGAIPGIAGVGTPAAAAAAAAAAAAKAAKYGAAAGLVPGGPGFGPGVVGVPGAGVPGVGVPGAGIPVVPGAGIPGAAVPGVVSPEAAAKAAAKAAKYGARPGVGVGGIPTYGVGAGGFPGFGVGVGGIPGVAGVPSVGGVPGVGGVPGVGISPEAQAAAAAKAAKYGLVPGVGVAPGVGVAPGVGVAPGVGVAPGVGVAPGVGVAPGVGVAPGVGVAPGVGVAPGVGVAPGVGVAPGIGIVPGGVAAAAKSAAKVAAKAQLRAAAGLGAGIPGLGVGVGVPGLGVGAGVPGFGAVPGALAAAKAAKYGAAVPGVLGGLGALGGVGVPGGVVGAAPAAAAAAAKAAAKAAQFGLVGAAGLGGLGVGGLGVPGVGALGGVPPAAAAKAAKYGVAARPGFGLSPIFPGGACLGKACGRKRK, from the exons GGGTCCCTGGGGCCATTCCTGGTGGAGTTCCTGGAGGAGTCTTTTATCCAG GGGCTGGTCTCGGAGCCCTTGGAGGAGGAG CGCTGGGGCCTGGAGTCAAACCTCTTAAGCCAG TTCCCGGAGGGCTTGCGGGTGCTGGCCTTGGGGCAG GGCTCGGCGCCTTCCCCGCAGTTACCTTTCCGGGGGCTCTGGTGCCTGGTGGAGTGGCTGACGCTGCTGCAGCCTATAAAGCTGCTAAGGCTG gcgctgggcttggtggtgtccCAGGAGTTGGTGGCTTAGGAGTGTCTGCAG gtgcggtggttcctCAGCCTGGAGCCGGAGTGAAGCCTGGGAAAGTGCCGG GTGTGGGGCTGCCAGGTGTATACCCAGGTGGCGTGCTCCCAG GAGCTCGGTTCCCCGGTGTGGGGGTGCTCCCTGGAGTTCCCACTGGAGCAGGAGTTAAGCCCAAGGCTCCAG GTGTAGGTGGAGCTTTTGCTGGAATCCCAG GAGTTGGACCCTTTGGGGGACCGCAACCTGGAGTCCCACTGGGGTATCCCATCAAGGCCCCCAAGCTGCCTG GTGGCTATGGACTGCCCTACACCACAGGGAAACTGCCCTATG GCTATGGGCCCGGAGGAGTGGCTGGTGCAGCGGGCAAGGCTGGTTACCCAACAGGGACAG GGGTTGGCccccaggcagcagcagcagcagcagctaaaGCAGCAGCAAAGTTCG GTGCTGGAGCAGCCGGAGTCCTCCCTGGTGTTGGAGGGGCCGGTGTTCCTGGCGTGCCTGGGGCAATTCCTGGAATCGCAG GCGTTGGGACtccagctgcagctgcagctgcagctgcagcagcagccgCTAAGGCAGCCAAGTATG GAGCTGCTGCAGGCTTAGTGCCTGGTGGGCCAGGCTTTGGCCCAGGAGTAGTTGGTGTCCCAGGAGCTGGTGTTCCAGGTGTTGGTGTCCCAGGAGCTGGCATTCCAGTTGTCCCAGGTGCTGGGATCCCAGGTGCTGCGGTTCCAG GGGTTGTGTCACCAGAAGCAGCTGCTAAGGCAGCTGCGAAGGCAGCCAAATACG GGGCCAGGCCCGGAGTCGGAGTTGGAGGCATTCCTACTTACGGGGTTGGAGCTGGGGGCTTTCCCGGCTTTGGTGTCGGAGTCGGAGGTATCCCTGGAGTCGCAGGTGTCCCTAGTGTCGGAGGTGTTCCCGGAGTCGGAGGTGTCCCGGGAGTTGGCATTTCCC CCGAAGCTCAGGCAGCAGCTGCCGCCAAGGCTGCCAAGTACG GGTTAGTTCCTGGTGTCGGCGTGGCTCCTGGTGTCGGCGTGGCTCCTGGAGTTGGCGTGGCTCCTGGTGTCGGTGTGGCTCCTGGAGTTGGCGTGGCTCCTGGAGTTGGTGTGGCTCCTGGAGTTGGCGTGGCTCCTGGAGTTGGTGTGGCTCCTGGAGTTGGTGTGGCTCCTGGCGTTGGTGTGGCTCCCGGCGTTGGCGTGGCTCCCGGCATTGGCATTGTCCCTGGTGGAGTTGCAG ctgcAGCAAAATCCGCTGCCAAGGTGGCTGCCAAAGCCCAGCTCC GAGCTGCAGCTGGGCTTGGTGCTGGCATCCCTGGACTTGGAGTTGGCGTCGGCGTCCCTGGACTTGGAGTTGGTGCTGGTGTTCCTGGCTTCGGGGCAG TACCTGGAGCCCTGGCTGCCGCTAAAGCAGCCAAATATG GAGCAGCAGTGCCTGGGGTCCTTGGAGGGCTCGGGGCTCTCGGTGGAGTAGGCGTCCCAGGCGGTGTGGTGG GAGCCGCACccgccgccgctgctgccgcAGCCAAAGCTGCTGCCAAAGCCGCCCAGTTTG GCCTAGTGGGAGCTGCTGGGCTCGGAGGACTCGGAGTCGGAGGGCTTGGAGTTCCAGGTGTTGGGGCCCTTGGAG GTGTACCTCCAGCTGCAGCCGCTAAAGCAGCTAAATACG GAGTGGCAGCAAGACCTGGCTTCGGATTGTCTCCCATTTTCCCAG GTGGGGCCTGCCTGGGGAAAGCTTGTGGCCGGAAGAGAAAATGA
- the ELN gene encoding elastin isoform X24: MAGLTAAPRPGVLLLLLSILHPSRPGGVPGAIPGGVPGGVFYPGAGLGALGGGALGPGVKPLKPVPGGLAGAGLGAGLGAFPAVTFPGALVPGGVADAAAAYKAAKAGAGLGGVPGVGGLGVSAGVGGAFAGIPGVGPFGGPQPGVPLGYPIKAPKLPGGYGLPYTTGKLPYGYGPGGVAGAAGKAGYPTGTGVGPQAAAAAAAKAAAKFGAGAAGVLPGVGGAGVPGVPGAIPGIAGVGTPAAAAAAAAAAAAKAAKYGAAAGLVPGGPGFGPGVVGVPGAGVPGVGVPGAGIPVVPGAGIPGAAVPGVVSPEAAAKAAAKAAKYGARPGVGVGGIPTYGVGAGGFPGFGVGVGGIPGVAGVPSVGGVPGVGGVPGVGISPEAQAAAAAKAAKYGLVPGVGVAPGVGVAPGVGVAPGVGVAPGVGVAPGVGVAPGVGVAPGVGVAPGVGVAPGVGVAPGVGVAPGIGIVPGGVAAAAKSAAKVAAKAQLRAAAGLGAGIPGLGVGVGVPGLGVGAGVPGFGAVPGALAAAKAAKYGAAVPGVLGGLGALGGVGVPGGVVGAAPAAAAAAAKAAAKAAQFGLVGAAGLGGLGVGGLGVPGVGALGGVPPAAAAKAAKYGAAGLGGVLGGAGQFPLGGVAARPGFGLSPIFPGGACLGKACGRKRK, translated from the exons GGGTCCCTGGGGCCATTCCTGGTGGAGTTCCTGGAGGAGTCTTTTATCCAG GGGCTGGTCTCGGAGCCCTTGGAGGAGGAG CGCTGGGGCCTGGAGTCAAACCTCTTAAGCCAG TTCCCGGAGGGCTTGCGGGTGCTGGCCTTGGGGCAG GGCTCGGCGCCTTCCCCGCAGTTACCTTTCCGGGGGCTCTGGTGCCTGGTGGAGTGGCTGACGCTGCTGCAGCCTATAAAGCTGCTAAGGCTG gcgctgggcttggtggtgtccCAGGAGTTGGTGGCTTAGGAGTGTCTGCAG GTGTAGGTGGAGCTTTTGCTGGAATCCCAG GAGTTGGACCCTTTGGGGGACCGCAACCTGGAGTCCCACTGGGGTATCCCATCAAGGCCCCCAAGCTGCCTG GTGGCTATGGACTGCCCTACACCACAGGGAAACTGCCCTATG GCTATGGGCCCGGAGGAGTGGCTGGTGCAGCGGGCAAGGCTGGTTACCCAACAGGGACAG GGGTTGGCccccaggcagcagcagcagcagcagctaaaGCAGCAGCAAAGTTCG GTGCTGGAGCAGCCGGAGTCCTCCCTGGTGTTGGAGGGGCCGGTGTTCCTGGCGTGCCTGGGGCAATTCCTGGAATCGCAG GCGTTGGGACtccagctgcagctgcagctgcagctgcagcagcagccgCTAAGGCAGCCAAGTATG GAGCTGCTGCAGGCTTAGTGCCTGGTGGGCCAGGCTTTGGCCCAGGAGTAGTTGGTGTCCCAGGAGCTGGTGTTCCAGGTGTTGGTGTCCCAGGAGCTGGCATTCCAGTTGTCCCAGGTGCTGGGATCCCAGGTGCTGCGGTTCCAG GGGTTGTGTCACCAGAAGCAGCTGCTAAGGCAGCTGCGAAGGCAGCCAAATACG GGGCCAGGCCCGGAGTCGGAGTTGGAGGCATTCCTACTTACGGGGTTGGAGCTGGGGGCTTTCCCGGCTTTGGTGTCGGAGTCGGAGGTATCCCTGGAGTCGCAGGTGTCCCTAGTGTCGGAGGTGTTCCCGGAGTCGGAGGTGTCCCGGGAGTTGGCATTTCCC CCGAAGCTCAGGCAGCAGCTGCCGCCAAGGCTGCCAAGTACG GGTTAGTTCCTGGTGTCGGCGTGGCTCCTGGTGTCGGCGTGGCTCCTGGAGTTGGCGTGGCTCCTGGTGTCGGTGTGGCTCCTGGAGTTGGCGTGGCTCCTGGAGTTGGTGTGGCTCCTGGAGTTGGCGTGGCTCCTGGAGTTGGTGTGGCTCCTGGAGTTGGTGTGGCTCCTGGCGTTGGTGTGGCTCCCGGCGTTGGCGTGGCTCCCGGCATTGGCATTGTCCCTGGTGGAGTTGCAG ctgcAGCAAAATCCGCTGCCAAGGTGGCTGCCAAAGCCCAGCTCC GAGCTGCAGCTGGGCTTGGTGCTGGCATCCCTGGACTTGGAGTTGGCGTCGGCGTCCCTGGACTTGGAGTTGGTGCTGGTGTTCCTGGCTTCGGGGCAG TACCTGGAGCCCTGGCTGCCGCTAAAGCAGCCAAATATG GAGCAGCAGTGCCTGGGGTCCTTGGAGGGCTCGGGGCTCTCGGTGGAGTAGGCGTCCCAGGCGGTGTGGTGG GAGCCGCACccgccgccgctgctgccgcAGCCAAAGCTGCTGCCAAAGCCGCCCAGTTTG GCCTAGTGGGAGCTGCTGGGCTCGGAGGACTCGGAGTCGGAGGGCTTGGAGTTCCAGGTGTTGGGGCCCTTGGAG GTGTACCTCCAGCTGCAGCCGCTAAAGCAGCTAAATACG GTGCTGCTGGCCTTGGAGGTGTCCTAGGGGGTGCCGGGCAGTTCCCACTTGGAG GAGTGGCAGCAAGACCTGGCTTCGGATTGTCTCCCATTTTCCCAG GTGGGGCCTGCCTGGGGAAAGCTTGTGGCCGGAAGAGAAAATGA
- the ELN gene encoding elastin isoform X18, with amino-acid sequence MAGLTAAPRPGVLLLLLSILHPSRPGGVPGAIPGGVPGGVFYPALGPGVKPLKPGLGAFPAVTFPGALVPGGVADAAAAYKAAKAGAGLGGVPGVGGLGVSAGAVVPQPGAGVKPGKVPGVGLPGVYPGGVLPGARFPGVGVLPGVPTGAGVKPKAPGVGGAFAGIPGVGPFGGPQPGVPLGYPIKAPKLPGYGPGGVAGAAGKAGYPTGTGVGPQAAAAAAAKAAAKFGAGAAGVLPGVGGAGVPGVPGAIPGIAGVGTPAAAAAAAAAAAAKAAKYGAAAGLVPGGPGFGPGVVGVPGAGVPGVGVPGAGIPVVPGAGIPGAAVPGVVSPEAAAKAAAKAAKYGARPGVGVGGIPTYGVGAGGFPGFGVGVGGIPGVAGVPSVGGVPGVGGVPGVGISPEAQAAAAAKAAKYGLVPGVGVAPGVGVAPGVGVAPGVGVAPGVGVAPGVGVAPGVGVAPGVGVAPGVGVAPGVGVAPGVGVAPGIGIVPGGVAAAAKSAAKVAAKAQLRAAAGLGAGIPGLGVGVGVPGLGVGAGVPGFGAVPGALAAAKAAKYGAAVPGVLGGLGALGGVGVPGGVVGAAPAAAAAAAKAAAKAAQFGLVGAAGLGGLGVGGLGVPGVGALGGVPPAAAAKAAKYGAAGLGGVLGGAGQFPLGGVAARPGFGLSPIFPGGACLGKACGRKRK; translated from the exons GGGTCCCTGGGGCCATTCCTGGTGGAGTTCCTGGAGGAGTCTTTTATCCAG CGCTGGGGCCTGGAGTCAAACCTCTTAAGCCAG GGCTCGGCGCCTTCCCCGCAGTTACCTTTCCGGGGGCTCTGGTGCCTGGTGGAGTGGCTGACGCTGCTGCAGCCTATAAAGCTGCTAAGGCTG gcgctgggcttggtggtgtccCAGGAGTTGGTGGCTTAGGAGTGTCTGCAG gtgcggtggttcctCAGCCTGGAGCCGGAGTGAAGCCTGGGAAAGTGCCGG GTGTGGGGCTGCCAGGTGTATACCCAGGTGGCGTGCTCCCAG GAGCTCGGTTCCCCGGTGTGGGGGTGCTCCCTGGAGTTCCCACTGGAGCAGGAGTTAAGCCCAAGGCTCCAG GTGTAGGTGGAGCTTTTGCTGGAATCCCAG GAGTTGGACCCTTTGGGGGACCGCAACCTGGAGTCCCACTGGGGTATCCCATCAAGGCCCCCAAGCTGCCTG GCTATGGGCCCGGAGGAGTGGCTGGTGCAGCGGGCAAGGCTGGTTACCCAACAGGGACAG GGGTTGGCccccaggcagcagcagcagcagcagctaaaGCAGCAGCAAAGTTCG GTGCTGGAGCAGCCGGAGTCCTCCCTGGTGTTGGAGGGGCCGGTGTTCCTGGCGTGCCTGGGGCAATTCCTGGAATCGCAG GCGTTGGGACtccagctgcagctgcagctgcagctgcagcagcagccgCTAAGGCAGCCAAGTATG GAGCTGCTGCAGGCTTAGTGCCTGGTGGGCCAGGCTTTGGCCCAGGAGTAGTTGGTGTCCCAGGAGCTGGTGTTCCAGGTGTTGGTGTCCCAGGAGCTGGCATTCCAGTTGTCCCAGGTGCTGGGATCCCAGGTGCTGCGGTTCCAG GGGTTGTGTCACCAGAAGCAGCTGCTAAGGCAGCTGCGAAGGCAGCCAAATACG GGGCCAGGCCCGGAGTCGGAGTTGGAGGCATTCCTACTTACGGGGTTGGAGCTGGGGGCTTTCCCGGCTTTGGTGTCGGAGTCGGAGGTATCCCTGGAGTCGCAGGTGTCCCTAGTGTCGGAGGTGTTCCCGGAGTCGGAGGTGTCCCGGGAGTTGGCATTTCCC CCGAAGCTCAGGCAGCAGCTGCCGCCAAGGCTGCCAAGTACG GGTTAGTTCCTGGTGTCGGCGTGGCTCCTGGTGTCGGCGTGGCTCCTGGAGTTGGCGTGGCTCCTGGTGTCGGTGTGGCTCCTGGAGTTGGCGTGGCTCCTGGAGTTGGTGTGGCTCCTGGAGTTGGCGTGGCTCCTGGAGTTGGTGTGGCTCCTGGAGTTGGTGTGGCTCCTGGCGTTGGTGTGGCTCCCGGCGTTGGCGTGGCTCCCGGCATTGGCATTGTCCCTGGTGGAGTTGCAG ctgcAGCAAAATCCGCTGCCAAGGTGGCTGCCAAAGCCCAGCTCC GAGCTGCAGCTGGGCTTGGTGCTGGCATCCCTGGACTTGGAGTTGGCGTCGGCGTCCCTGGACTTGGAGTTGGTGCTGGTGTTCCTGGCTTCGGGGCAG TACCTGGAGCCCTGGCTGCCGCTAAAGCAGCCAAATATG GAGCAGCAGTGCCTGGGGTCCTTGGAGGGCTCGGGGCTCTCGGTGGAGTAGGCGTCCCAGGCGGTGTGGTGG GAGCCGCACccgccgccgctgctgccgcAGCCAAAGCTGCTGCCAAAGCCGCCCAGTTTG GCCTAGTGGGAGCTGCTGGGCTCGGAGGACTCGGAGTCGGAGGGCTTGGAGTTCCAGGTGTTGGGGCCCTTGGAG GTGTACCTCCAGCTGCAGCCGCTAAAGCAGCTAAATACG GTGCTGCTGGCCTTGGAGGTGTCCTAGGGGGTGCCGGGCAGTTCCCACTTGGAG GAGTGGCAGCAAGACCTGGCTTCGGATTGTCTCCCATTTTCCCAG GTGGGGCCTGCCTGGGGAAAGCTTGTGGCCGGAAGAGAAAATGA
- the ELN gene encoding elastin isoform X15 translates to MAGLTAAPRPGVLLLLLSILHPSRPGGVPGAIPGGVPGGVFYPGAGLGALGGGALGPGVKPLKPVPGGLAGAGLGAGLGAFPAVTFPGALVPGGVADAAAAYKAAKAGAGLGGVPGVGGLGVSAAPSVPGAVVPQPGAGVKPGKVPGVGLPGVYPGGVLPGARFPGVGVLPGVPTGAGVKPKAPGVGGAFAGIPGVGPFGGPQPGVPLGYPIKAPKLPGYGPGGVAGAAGKAGYPTGTGVGPQAAAAAAAKAAAKFGAGAAGVLPGVGGAGVPGVPGAIPGIAGVGTPAAAAAAAAAAAAKAAKYGAAAGLVPGGPGFGPGVVGVPGAGVPGVGVPGAGIPVVPGAGIPGAAVPGVVSPEAAAKAAAKAAKYGARPGVGVGGIPTYGVGAGGFPGFGVGVGGIPGVAGVPSVGGVPGVGGVPGVGISPEAQAAAAAKAAKYGLVPGVGVAPGVGVAPGVGVAPGVGVAPGVGVAPGVGVAPGVGVAPGVGVAPGVGVAPGVGVAPGVGVAPGIGIVPGGVAAAAKSAAKVAAKAQLRAAAGLGAGIPGLGVGVGVPGLGVGAGVPGFGAVPGALAAAKAAKYGAAVPGVLGGLGALGGVGVPGGVVGAAPAAAAAAAKAAAKAAQFGLVGAAGLGGLGVGGLGVPGVGALGGVPPAAAAKAAKYGVAARPGFGLSPIFPGGACLGKACGRKRK, encoded by the exons GGGTCCCTGGGGCCATTCCTGGTGGAGTTCCTGGAGGAGTCTTTTATCCAG GGGCTGGTCTCGGAGCCCTTGGAGGAGGAG CGCTGGGGCCTGGAGTCAAACCTCTTAAGCCAG TTCCCGGAGGGCTTGCGGGTGCTGGCCTTGGGGCAG GGCTCGGCGCCTTCCCCGCAGTTACCTTTCCGGGGGCTCTGGTGCCTGGTGGAGTGGCTGACGCTGCTGCAGCCTATAAAGCTGCTAAGGCTG gcgctgggcttggtggtgtccCAGGAGTTGGTGGCTTAGGAGTGTCTGCAG CCCCTTctgtgccaggtgcggtggttcctCAGCCTGGAGCCGGAGTGAAGCCTGGGAAAGTGCCGG GTGTGGGGCTGCCAGGTGTATACCCAGGTGGCGTGCTCCCAG GAGCTCGGTTCCCCGGTGTGGGGGTGCTCCCTGGAGTTCCCACTGGAGCAGGAGTTAAGCCCAAGGCTCCAG GTGTAGGTGGAGCTTTTGCTGGAATCCCAG GAGTTGGACCCTTTGGGGGACCGCAACCTGGAGTCCCACTGGGGTATCCCATCAAGGCCCCCAAGCTGCCTG GCTATGGGCCCGGAGGAGTGGCTGGTGCAGCGGGCAAGGCTGGTTACCCAACAGGGACAG GGGTTGGCccccaggcagcagcagcagcagcagctaaaGCAGCAGCAAAGTTCG GTGCTGGAGCAGCCGGAGTCCTCCCTGGTGTTGGAGGGGCCGGTGTTCCTGGCGTGCCTGGGGCAATTCCTGGAATCGCAG GCGTTGGGACtccagctgcagctgcagctgcagctgcagcagcagccgCTAAGGCAGCCAAGTATG GAGCTGCTGCAGGCTTAGTGCCTGGTGGGCCAGGCTTTGGCCCAGGAGTAGTTGGTGTCCCAGGAGCTGGTGTTCCAGGTGTTGGTGTCCCAGGAGCTGGCATTCCAGTTGTCCCAGGTGCTGGGATCCCAGGTGCTGCGGTTCCAG GGGTTGTGTCACCAGAAGCAGCTGCTAAGGCAGCTGCGAAGGCAGCCAAATACG GGGCCAGGCCCGGAGTCGGAGTTGGAGGCATTCCTACTTACGGGGTTGGAGCTGGGGGCTTTCCCGGCTTTGGTGTCGGAGTCGGAGGTATCCCTGGAGTCGCAGGTGTCCCTAGTGTCGGAGGTGTTCCCGGAGTCGGAGGTGTCCCGGGAGTTGGCATTTCCC CCGAAGCTCAGGCAGCAGCTGCCGCCAAGGCTGCCAAGTACG GGTTAGTTCCTGGTGTCGGCGTGGCTCCTGGTGTCGGCGTGGCTCCTGGAGTTGGCGTGGCTCCTGGTGTCGGTGTGGCTCCTGGAGTTGGCGTGGCTCCTGGAGTTGGTGTGGCTCCTGGAGTTGGCGTGGCTCCTGGAGTTGGTGTGGCTCCTGGAGTTGGTGTGGCTCCTGGCGTTGGTGTGGCTCCCGGCGTTGGCGTGGCTCCCGGCATTGGCATTGTCCCTGGTGGAGTTGCAG ctgcAGCAAAATCCGCTGCCAAGGTGGCTGCCAAAGCCCAGCTCC GAGCTGCAGCTGGGCTTGGTGCTGGCATCCCTGGACTTGGAGTTGGCGTCGGCGTCCCTGGACTTGGAGTTGGTGCTGGTGTTCCTGGCTTCGGGGCAG TACCTGGAGCCCTGGCTGCCGCTAAAGCAGCCAAATATG GAGCAGCAGTGCCTGGGGTCCTTGGAGGGCTCGGGGCTCTCGGTGGAGTAGGCGTCCCAGGCGGTGTGGTGG GAGCCGCACccgccgccgctgctgccgcAGCCAAAGCTGCTGCCAAAGCCGCCCAGTTTG GCCTAGTGGGAGCTGCTGGGCTCGGAGGACTCGGAGTCGGAGGGCTTGGAGTTCCAGGTGTTGGGGCCCTTGGAG GTGTACCTCCAGCTGCAGCCGCTAAAGCAGCTAAATACG GAGTGGCAGCAAGACCTGGCTTCGGATTGTCTCCCATTTTCCCAG GTGGGGCCTGCCTGGGGAAAGCTTGTGGCCGGAAGAGAAAATGA
- the ELN gene encoding elastin isoform X21 codes for MAGLTAAPRPGVLLLLLSILHPSRPGGVPGAIPGGVPGGVFYPALGPGVKPLKPVPGGLAGAGLGAGLGAFPAVTFPGALVPGGVADAAAAYKAAKAGAGLGGVPGVGGLGVSAGAVVPQPGAGVKPGKVPGVGLPGVYPGGVLPGARFPGVGVLPGVPTGAGVKPKAPGVGGAFAGIPGVGPFGGPQPGVPLGYPIKAPKLPGYGPGGVAGAAGKAGYPTGTGVGPQAAAAAAAKAAAKFGAGAAGVLPGVGGAGVPGVPGAIPGIAGVGTPAAAAAAAAAAAAKAAKYGAAAGLVPGGPGFGPGVVGVPGAGVPGVGVPGAGIPVVPGAGIPGAAVPGVVSPEAAAKAAAKAAKYGARPGVGVGGIPTYGVGAGGFPGFGVGVGGIPGVAGVPSVGGVPGVGGVPGVGISPEAQAAAAAKAAKYGLVPGVGVAPGVGVAPGVGVAPGVGVAPGVGVAPGVGVAPGVGVAPGVGVAPGVGVAPGVGVAPGVGVAPGIGIVPGGVAAAAKSAAKVAAKAQLRAAAGLGAGIPGLGVGVGVPGLGVGAGVPGFGAVPGALAAAKAAKYGAAVPGVLGGLGALGGVGVPGGVVGAAPAAAAAAAKAAAKAAQFGLVGAAGLGGLGVGGLGVPGVGALGGVPPAAAAKAAKYGVAARPGFGLSPIFPGGACLGKACGRKRK; via the exons GGGTCCCTGGGGCCATTCCTGGTGGAGTTCCTGGAGGAGTCTTTTATCCAG CGCTGGGGCCTGGAGTCAAACCTCTTAAGCCAG TTCCCGGAGGGCTTGCGGGTGCTGGCCTTGGGGCAG GGCTCGGCGCCTTCCCCGCAGTTACCTTTCCGGGGGCTCTGGTGCCTGGTGGAGTGGCTGACGCTGCTGCAGCCTATAAAGCTGCTAAGGCTG gcgctgggcttggtggtgtccCAGGAGTTGGTGGCTTAGGAGTGTCTGCAG gtgcggtggttcctCAGCCTGGAGCCGGAGTGAAGCCTGGGAAAGTGCCGG GTGTGGGGCTGCCAGGTGTATACCCAGGTGGCGTGCTCCCAG GAGCTCGGTTCCCCGGTGTGGGGGTGCTCCCTGGAGTTCCCACTGGAGCAGGAGTTAAGCCCAAGGCTCCAG GTGTAGGTGGAGCTTTTGCTGGAATCCCAG GAGTTGGACCCTTTGGGGGACCGCAACCTGGAGTCCCACTGGGGTATCCCATCAAGGCCCCCAAGCTGCCTG GCTATGGGCCCGGAGGAGTGGCTGGTGCAGCGGGCAAGGCTGGTTACCCAACAGGGACAG GGGTTGGCccccaggcagcagcagcagcagcagctaaaGCAGCAGCAAAGTTCG GTGCTGGAGCAGCCGGAGTCCTCCCTGGTGTTGGAGGGGCCGGTGTTCCTGGCGTGCCTGGGGCAATTCCTGGAATCGCAG GCGTTGGGACtccagctgcagctgcagctgcagctgcagcagcagccgCTAAGGCAGCCAAGTATG GAGCTGCTGCAGGCTTAGTGCCTGGTGGGCCAGGCTTTGGCCCAGGAGTAGTTGGTGTCCCAGGAGCTGGTGTTCCAGGTGTTGGTGTCCCAGGAGCTGGCATTCCAGTTGTCCCAGGTGCTGGGATCCCAGGTGCTGCGGTTCCAG GGGTTGTGTCACCAGAAGCAGCTGCTAAGGCAGCTGCGAAGGCAGCCAAATACG GGGCCAGGCCCGGAGTCGGAGTTGGAGGCATTCCTACTTACGGGGTTGGAGCTGGGGGCTTTCCCGGCTTTGGTGTCGGAGTCGGAGGTATCCCTGGAGTCGCAGGTGTCCCTAGTGTCGGAGGTGTTCCCGGAGTCGGAGGTGTCCCGGGAGTTGGCATTTCCC CCGAAGCTCAGGCAGCAGCTGCCGCCAAGGCTGCCAAGTACG GGTTAGTTCCTGGTGTCGGCGTGGCTCCTGGTGTCGGCGTGGCTCCTGGAGTTGGCGTGGCTCCTGGTGTCGGTGTGGCTCCTGGAGTTGGCGTGGCTCCTGGAGTTGGTGTGGCTCCTGGAGTTGGCGTGGCTCCTGGAGTTGGTGTGGCTCCTGGAGTTGGTGTGGCTCCTGGCGTTGGTGTGGCTCCCGGCGTTGGCGTGGCTCCCGGCATTGGCATTGTCCCTGGTGGAGTTGCAG ctgcAGCAAAATCCGCTGCCAAGGTGGCTGCCAAAGCCCAGCTCC GAGCTGCAGCTGGGCTTGGTGCTGGCATCCCTGGACTTGGAGTTGGCGTCGGCGTCCCTGGACTTGGAGTTGGTGCTGGTGTTCCTGGCTTCGGGGCAG TACCTGGAGCCCTGGCTGCCGCTAAAGCAGCCAAATATG GAGCAGCAGTGCCTGGGGTCCTTGGAGGGCTCGGGGCTCTCGGTGGAGTAGGCGTCCCAGGCGGTGTGGTGG GAGCCGCACccgccgccgctgctgccgcAGCCAAAGCTGCTGCCAAAGCCGCCCAGTTTG GCCTAGTGGGAGCTGCTGGGCTCGGAGGACTCGGAGTCGGAGGGCTTGGAGTTCCAGGTGTTGGGGCCCTTGGAG GTGTACCTCCAGCTGCAGCCGCTAAAGCAGCTAAATACG GAGTGGCAGCAAGACCTGGCTTCGGATTGTCTCCCATTTTCCCAG GTGGGGCCTGCCTGGGGAAAGCTTGTGGCCGGAAGAGAAAATGA